One Kitasatospora sp. NBC_01266 genomic window carries:
- a CDS encoding sodium:solute symporter family protein, with protein MANPAAYHSTIGHPAICQSITGQSAIGQLASTQLRLDARPIDYVLLAVYFAVVLGIGALARRSVSSSLDFFLSGRSLPAWVTGLAFISANLGAVEIFGMTANGAQFGVPTFHYYWIGAIPAMVFLGLVMMPFYYGSKVRSVPEFLLRRFGRFAHLVNGLSFAVAQVLIAGVNLYALATVVNLLLGWPLWVSIIAAAVIVLAYTTLGGLSAAVYNEVMQFFVIVSMLVPLTLVGLHTVGGWHGLTRRIEATHNDAAAQLHAWPGSNLTGIENAALSVIGIVFGLGFVLSFGYWTTNFAEVQRALAARNMSAARRTPLIGAYPKALIALVIVIPGMLAAVLSPELAAYKASDGTLDNGVTYNNAIELLIRDLLPSGMLGVAITGLLAAFMAGMAANVSSFNTVFTYDLWQAYVVKDRPDAYYLRVGRTVTGLGCAIAIGTAFIASDYNNIMDYLQTLFAFFNAPLFATFILGMFWKRTTPAAGGIGLLVGTAAAVTVDQLNRHHVLHMSGQGPSFVAASAAFVLDIAVSVAVSLVTEPKPDRELVGLVWALTPRTTQQEPLAAEDAGWYRNPALLGAGSLVLAAVLNVLFW; from the coding sequence ATGGCCAACCCGGCCGCGTACCACTCGACCATCGGCCACCCGGCCATCTGCCAGTCGATCACCGGCCAGTCGGCGATCGGCCAACTGGCCAGCACGCAGCTGCGGCTGGACGCCCGGCCGATCGACTACGTCCTGCTCGCCGTCTACTTCGCCGTGGTGCTCGGCATCGGCGCGCTCGCCCGGCGGTCGGTCTCCTCCAGCCTCGACTTCTTCCTGTCCGGCCGTTCGCTGCCCGCCTGGGTGACCGGGCTGGCGTTCATCTCCGCCAACCTCGGGGCGGTCGAGATCTTCGGCATGACCGCCAACGGCGCGCAGTTCGGCGTCCCGACCTTCCACTACTACTGGATCGGCGCGATCCCGGCCATGGTCTTCCTCGGCCTGGTGATGATGCCGTTCTACTACGGCTCGAAGGTGCGCAGCGTCCCCGAGTTCCTGCTGCGCCGCTTCGGCAGGTTCGCGCACCTGGTCAACGGGCTCAGCTTCGCGGTCGCCCAGGTGCTGATCGCCGGGGTCAACCTCTACGCGCTGGCCACCGTGGTCAACCTGCTGCTGGGCTGGCCGCTCTGGGTGTCGATCATCGCCGCCGCCGTCATCGTGCTCGCCTACACCACGCTGGGCGGGCTCTCGGCGGCGGTCTACAACGAGGTGATGCAGTTCTTCGTGATCGTGTCGATGCTGGTGCCGCTCACCCTGGTCGGGCTGCACACGGTCGGCGGCTGGCACGGGCTGACCCGGCGGATCGAGGCCACCCACAACGACGCCGCCGCGCAGCTGCACGCCTGGCCCGGCAGCAACCTCACCGGGATCGAGAACGCCGCGCTCTCGGTGATCGGGATCGTCTTCGGCCTCGGCTTCGTGCTCTCCTTCGGCTACTGGACCACCAACTTCGCCGAGGTGCAGCGCGCGCTGGCCGCCCGCAACATGTCCGCCGCCCGGCGCACCCCGCTGATCGGCGCCTATCCGAAGGCGCTGATCGCCCTGGTGATCGTGATCCCCGGGATGCTGGCCGCCGTGCTCTCCCCGGAGCTGGCCGCCTACAAGGCCAGCGACGGCACCCTGGACAACGGCGTGACCTACAACAACGCGATCGAGCTGCTGATCCGCGACCTGCTGCCGAGCGGCATGCTGGGGGTGGCGATCACCGGTCTGCTGGCCGCCTTCATGGCCGGGATGGCCGCCAACGTCAGCTCGTTCAACACGGTCTTCACCTACGACCTGTGGCAGGCGTACGTGGTCAAGGACCGCCCGGACGCCTACTACCTGCGGGTCGGGCGCACGGTGACCGGGCTGGGCTGCGCGATCGCGATCGGCACGGCGTTCATCGCCAGTGACTACAACAACATCATGGACTACCTCCAGACCCTGTTCGCCTTCTTCAACGCCCCGCTCTTCGCCACCTTCATCCTGGGCATGTTCTGGAAGCGGACCACCCCGGCGGCCGGCGGCATCGGCCTGCTGGTCGGCACCGCAGCGGCCGTGACGGTGGATCAGCTCAACCGGCACCACGTGCTGCACATGTCCGGGCAGGGCCCCAGCTTCGTCGCGGCCAGCGCCGCCTTCGTGCTCGACATCGCAGTCAGCGTCGCCGTCTCACTGGTCACCGAGCCCAAACCGGACCGCGAACTCGTCGGCCTGGTCTGGGCGCTGACCCCGCGTACGACGCAGCAGGAACCGCTCGCCGCCGAGGACGCCGGCTGGTACCGCAACCCCGCGCTGCTCGGCGCCGGCTCACTGGTGCTGGCGGCGGTGCTCAACGTGCTCTTCTGGTGA
- a CDS encoding alkaline phosphatase family protein, with the protein MRRLWRALGVVLALLGALITVQPASAATTSGNLIVNGDAEAGYCTKDWTAATTMPGWTVLSGSPDVICYSAGSFGHPSSPTPGNAFFAPGNQGDGAMEQTVDVSSAASAIDGGGVSYNLAGWLGGWTTYAGYAQVSLQFQNASGAQLGSTAELPTVSATDRSLSTEFLARSSTGTVPAGTRSIQVEVQFLQSSGESGYLDNLSLTLNTPVTAPTLAPPVSKVPGYDHVFMVMMENTDYNQVMGDPADTPFMHSLMAQGASMSNYHAVYHPSDENYLAVAGGDTYTTGATYYPNINDPNTNLGDRLEAAGKSWKAYEQGMGTPCNTSTQYDAKYEPDDAPFFNYTDISGNPTRCAAHLVDTSQLTTDLKSAATTPAFSWLAADDYYDGEASGNGSATSLKTQDGWLQQTLAPIMQSPAWTTQKSLLIVTWDEDESQPDNQVAAIVDGSQGTVPAGTSSSSRYDHYSTARTIEAALGLPGITANDTYATPLNDAFVPSSTPAPTSTLTTGTPSVANGSSVTVQYSTPAATTSSTNWIGIYPAGVTPGSQSSTTWQYAPNGSGSLTFATSSLSGPGSYSVWYLYNDGYTALAGPLNLTVS; encoded by the coding sequence ATGAGACGACTCTGGCGAGCCCTGGGCGTGGTTCTCGCCCTGCTGGGCGCGCTGATCACGGTGCAGCCCGCGAGTGCGGCGACCACCAGCGGCAACCTGATCGTGAACGGGGATGCCGAGGCGGGCTACTGCACCAAGGACTGGACCGCGGCCACCACCATGCCGGGGTGGACGGTGCTCTCCGGCAGCCCGGACGTGATCTGCTACTCGGCGGGCAGCTTCGGCCACCCGTCCAGCCCGACGCCCGGCAACGCCTTCTTCGCACCCGGCAACCAGGGCGACGGCGCGATGGAGCAGACCGTCGACGTCTCCTCCGCGGCGAGCGCCATCGACGGTGGCGGCGTCAGCTACAACCTCGCCGGCTGGCTCGGCGGTTGGACCACCTACGCGGGCTACGCGCAGGTCTCGCTGCAGTTCCAGAACGCCTCCGGCGCGCAGCTCGGCTCGACGGCCGAGCTGCCCACCGTCTCCGCCACGGACCGCTCGCTGAGCACCGAGTTCCTGGCCCGCAGCAGCACCGGCACCGTCCCGGCGGGAACCCGCTCGATCCAGGTGGAGGTGCAGTTCCTGCAGAGCTCGGGCGAGTCCGGCTACCTGGACAACCTCTCGCTGACCCTGAACACCCCGGTCACCGCGCCCACCCTGGCGCCGCCGGTGTCCAAGGTGCCGGGCTACGACCACGTCTTCATGGTCATGATGGAGAACACCGACTACAACCAGGTGATGGGTGACCCGGCGGACACCCCGTTCATGCACAGCCTGATGGCGCAGGGCGCGTCGATGAGCAACTACCACGCCGTCTACCACCCGAGTGACGAGAACTACCTGGCCGTCGCGGGCGGCGACACCTACACCACCGGCGCCACCTACTACCCGAACATCAACGACCCGAACACCAACCTGGGTGACCGGCTGGAGGCCGCCGGCAAGAGCTGGAAGGCCTACGAGCAGGGCATGGGCACCCCCTGCAACACCAGCACCCAGTACGACGCGAAGTACGAGCCGGACGACGCCCCGTTCTTCAACTACACCGACATCAGCGGCAACCCGACCCGCTGCGCCGCCCACCTGGTCGACACCAGCCAGCTGACCACCGACCTGAAGAGCGCGGCCACCACCCCGGCCTTCTCCTGGCTCGCCGCCGACGACTACTACGACGGCGAGGCGTCCGGCAACGGCAGCGCCACCAGCCTCAAGACCCAGGACGGCTGGCTGCAGCAGACCCTGGCGCCGATCATGCAGTCCCCGGCCTGGACCACCCAGAAGTCGCTGCTGATCGTCACCTGGGACGAGGACGAGAGCCAGCCCGACAACCAGGTGGCCGCGATCGTCGACGGCTCGCAGGGCACCGTCCCGGCCGGCACCAGCAGCAGCAGCCGCTACGACCACTACAGCACCGCCCGCACCATCGAGGCGGCGCTCGGCCTGCCCGGCATCACCGCCAACGACACCTACGCCACCCCGCTGAACGACGCCTTCGTGCCCAGCAGCACCCCGGCGCCGACCAGCACGCTGACCACCGGCACGCCGAGCGTGGCCAACGGGTCGAGCGTCACCGTCCAGTACTCGACGCCGGCCGCGACCACCAGCTCGACCAACTGGATCGGCATCTACCCGGCCGGGGTGACGCCCGGTTCGCAGTCCTCGACCACCTGGCAGTACGCGCCGAACGGCAGCGGCAGCCTGACCTTCGCCACCAGCAGCCTGAGCGGCCCCGGCAGCTACAGCGTCTGGTACCTCTACAACGACGGCTACACGGCGCTCGCCGGTCCGCTCAACCTCACCGTGAGCTGA
- a CDS encoding SpoIIE family protein phosphatase, whose protein sequence is MHAETSDQDAGSAHGGPAVASEVSLLRAALDSAPVGLAILDPELRWVQANVAFLALTGCSAAELLGRPVADTSLRDLTPPLRGAIAGADAAELVLRPGLTLRCRRLESDRATAGVLVTVDADEQVRTRLTLLKTAADRIGSTLDADTTCAELARFAVDSKIAGFAAVDLLPGSHSGAVTGRIRLHRAALAATPALLPRLAALAQPGESIRHEEDSPAARCLAAGRPVTGRVPAELATGDDTEQLLAVPLSARGRTVGVLSLARPGASAPGFAGAGLVLIEDLCGHAALSIDNALRYTSSQGVALDLQRALLAEPATPHPNLQLATRYLPSGSSSVVGGDWYEAVRLPFGRTLLVIGDVMGHGVEAAVDMSTYRSMLRYTASTDLPPHRILRQLDALISENDTARPATCLLALADPNRRRWTFASAGHLPPALITPGQPTELVQLPTGPPLGSGLADYEQITRPLLPAQVLLLYTDGLVERRHEDIDVSLARLAELPLRAGADLEDLLDTVLHRLAAGPAQDDTALLAARARPAQEPGRG, encoded by the coding sequence GTGCACGCCGAGACCTCGGACCAGGACGCCGGCTCGGCGCACGGCGGCCCGGCCGTCGCGAGCGAGGTGTCCCTGCTGCGCGCCGCGCTCGACAGCGCGCCGGTGGGCCTGGCGATCCTGGATCCGGAGCTGCGCTGGGTTCAGGCCAACGTGGCCTTTCTCGCCCTGACCGGCTGCTCGGCCGCCGAGTTGCTCGGCCGGCCGGTGGCCGACACCTCGCTGCGGGACCTCACCCCGCCGCTGCGCGGGGCGATCGCCGGGGCGGACGCCGCCGAGCTGGTCCTGCGCCCCGGACTGACGCTGCGCTGCCGCCGTCTGGAGTCGGACCGCGCGACGGCGGGCGTGCTGGTCACGGTCGACGCCGACGAGCAGGTCCGGACCCGGCTGACGCTGCTGAAGACCGCCGCCGACCGGATCGGCAGCACGCTGGACGCGGACACCACCTGCGCCGAACTGGCCCGGTTCGCGGTGGACAGCAAGATCGCCGGGTTCGCGGCCGTCGACCTGCTGCCGGGCAGCCACTCCGGTGCCGTCACCGGCCGGATCCGGCTGCACCGGGCCGCGCTGGCGGCGACCCCCGCGCTGCTGCCACGACTGGCCGCCCTGGCCCAGCCCGGCGAGAGCATCCGGCACGAGGAGGACTCACCGGCCGCCCGCTGCCTGGCCGCCGGCCGACCGGTGACCGGCCGGGTGCCCGCCGAACTGGCCACCGGCGACGACACCGAGCAGTTACTGGCCGTCCCGCTCAGCGCGCGCGGGCGCACCGTCGGCGTCCTCTCGCTGGCCCGCCCGGGTGCCAGCGCCCCGGGCTTCGCCGGTGCGGGTCTGGTGCTGATCGAGGACCTGTGCGGGCACGCCGCGCTCAGCATCGACAACGCGCTGCGCTACACCAGCTCCCAGGGCGTGGCGCTGGACCTGCAACGGGCGCTGCTCGCCGAGCCCGCCACCCCGCACCCCAACCTGCAGCTGGCCACCCGCTACCTGCCCTCCGGCAGCAGCTCGGTGGTCGGCGGTGACTGGTACGAGGCCGTGCGGCTGCCGTTCGGGCGCACCCTGCTGGTGATCGGCGACGTGATGGGCCACGGTGTCGAGGCGGCCGTCGACATGAGCACCTACCGCTCGATGCTGCGCTACACCGCGAGCACGGACCTGCCGCCGCACCGGATCCTGCGTCAACTGGACGCGCTGATCTCGGAGAACGACACCGCCCGCCCCGCCACCTGCCTGCTCGCCCTGGCCGACCCCAACCGGCGCCGCTGGACCTTCGCCAGCGCCGGGCACCTGCCGCCCGCCCTGATCACCCCCGGGCAGCCCACCGAGCTGGTCCAACTGCCCACCGGCCCGCCGCTGGGCAGCGGGCTGGCCGACTACGAGCAGATCACCCGTCCGCTGCTGCCCGCACAGGTCCTGCTGCTCTACACCGACGGCCTGGTGGAGCGCCGCCACGAGGACATCGACGTCTCACTGGCCCGGCTCGCCGAACTCCCGCTGCGGGCCGGCGCCGACCTGGAGGACCTGCTGGACACCGTTCTGCACCGCCTCGCCGCCGGCCCGGCGCAGGACGACACCGCCCTGCTGGCGGCCCGGGCCCGGCCGGCCCAGGAGCCGGGCCGCGGCTGA
- a CDS encoding family 2B encapsulin nanocompartment shell protein, which translates to MTIEPDTAPAQTQFSLSTAAARTLTTTTKSAPQMRGITSRWLLRRLPWVQVSGGTYRVNRRLSLAVGRGRVGFVQAGADDVRIIPETLRELPVLRDFGDEALLAELAGRFTVREFRAGEVIAERGRPIEKVFVIAHGRIERIAPGKYGDEEKTIGVLADGDHLGDEALLELGVGAAGGGEPRWSATVKAATAGTMLVLRWDAFLELFGRSAELREQVGKFVANSERKVNSKGEVEVAIAAGHEGEAEIPGSFVDYDLAPREYELSLTQTILRMHTRVADLYNDPMNQLEEQLRLTVEEIRERQEWELLNNRQFGLLHNAAYDQRINTWSGPPTPDDMDDLLSMRRGTDLFLAHPKAIAAFFRECTKRGIYPDSTTVDGHQVPAWRGVPIFPSGKIPITDGHTSSILAMRTGERDQGVIGLHQTGIPDEFDPSLNVRFMGIDDKAIMRYLVTAYYSVAILVQDAVGILENVDIAAPRS; encoded by the coding sequence ATGACGATAGAACCGGACACCGCTCCCGCCCAGACCCAGTTCAGCCTGAGCACCGCCGCCGCGCGCACGCTCACCACCACCACCAAGTCCGCGCCGCAGATGCGCGGCATCACCTCGCGCTGGCTGCTGCGGCGGCTGCCGTGGGTGCAGGTGTCCGGTGGCACCTACCGGGTCAACCGCCGACTCTCGCTGGCGGTCGGCCGGGGCCGGGTCGGTTTCGTCCAGGCCGGGGCCGACGACGTGCGGATCATCCCCGAGACGCTGCGTGAGCTGCCGGTGCTGCGCGACTTCGGCGACGAGGCGCTGCTGGCCGAGCTGGCCGGCCGGTTCACCGTCCGCGAGTTCCGCGCGGGCGAGGTGATCGCCGAGCGCGGCCGGCCGATCGAGAAGGTCTTCGTCATCGCGCACGGCCGGATCGAGCGGATCGCGCCCGGCAAGTACGGCGACGAGGAGAAGACCATCGGCGTGCTGGCCGACGGCGACCACCTGGGCGACGAGGCCCTGCTGGAGCTGGGGGTCGGCGCGGCGGGCGGCGGCGAGCCGCGCTGGAGTGCCACGGTGAAGGCGGCCACCGCCGGGACGATGCTGGTGCTGCGCTGGGACGCCTTCCTCGAACTGTTCGGCCGCTCCGCCGAACTGCGCGAGCAGGTCGGCAAGTTCGTCGCCAACAGCGAGCGGAAGGTGAACTCCAAGGGCGAGGTGGAGGTCGCCATCGCCGCCGGGCACGAGGGCGAGGCGGAGATCCCCGGCTCCTTCGTGGACTACGACCTCGCGCCACGCGAGTACGAACTCTCGCTCACCCAGACCATTTTGCGGATGCACACCCGGGTCGCCGACCTCTACAACGACCCGATGAACCAGCTGGAGGAGCAACTGCGCCTGACCGTCGAGGAGATCCGCGAGCGCCAGGAGTGGGAGCTGCTGAACAACCGTCAGTTCGGCCTGCTCCACAACGCCGCCTACGACCAGCGGATCAACACCTGGTCCGGGCCGCCCACTCCGGACGACATGGACGACCTGCTCTCGATGCGGCGCGGCACCGACCTCTTCCTCGCCCACCCCAAGGCCATCGCCGCCTTCTTCCGCGAGTGCACCAAGCGCGGCATCTACCCGGACAGCACCACGGTCGACGGTCACCAGGTCCCGGCCTGGCGCGGTGTGCCGATCTTCCCCAGCGGCAAGATCCCGATCACCGACGGGCACACCTCCTCGATCCTCGCGATGCGCACCGGTGAGCGGGACCAGGGCGTGATCGGACTGCACCAGACCGGCATCCCCGACGAGTTCGACCCCAGCCTGAACGTCCGCTTCATGGGGATCGACGACAAGGCGATCATGCGGTACCTGGTCACCGCGTACTACTCGGTGGCGATCCTGGTCCAGGACGCGGTCGGCATCCTGGAGAACGTCGACATCGCCGCCCCGAGGTCCTGA
- a CDS encoding family 2 encapsulin nanocompartment cargo protein terpene cyclase yields MAVFEALPPTRPAVPLAGRRLPSGPSGLGTSAVRVSELLRPRVPLTGAAGSTRTGTASGAAAPAGSGSGAALPELYCPPHLRDDPALGQEVNDRLVRWAEQVGIYAGQLEKFRQADYGRLVMLTHPDTDDPARLLAAARCMAAEFAVDDYFCEEAATSDHPELLGPQLMLAQSATDPAQLPGRHAEAYRRAMTTQPVWYALRDSVERLAEYAGGAQITRLRQEIAGLFLGMDAEAGWRIGGRLPAVWEYLANRQMNSFLPCMTLVDTMGGYELPATVYGSPAVRRATLQAALASVLLNDVYSMRKEGGAAGLEYNLPTVIAAEDGCSAAEATQRAAELHNELVHSFEASAAALSATGDPVLTRYLGALWAWLGGNKEWHASSPRYNQP; encoded by the coding sequence GTGGCCGTCTTCGAAGCCCTGCCGCCGACCCGGCCCGCGGTCCCGCTCGCCGGCCGCCGGCTGCCGAGCGGTCCGAGCGGCCTGGGCACCTCGGCCGTCCGCGTGAGCGAGCTGCTGCGGCCGCGCGTCCCGCTGACCGGCGCCGCGGGCAGCACCCGGACCGGCACCGCGAGCGGGGCCGCAGCTCCCGCCGGGTCCGGTTCAGGTGCCGCGCTCCCCGAGCTGTACTGCCCGCCGCACCTGCGCGACGACCCGGCGCTCGGCCAGGAGGTCAACGACCGGCTGGTCCGCTGGGCCGAGCAGGTCGGCATCTACGCCGGCCAGTTGGAGAAGTTCCGGCAGGCCGACTACGGACGCCTGGTCATGCTCACCCACCCCGACACCGACGACCCGGCCCGGCTGCTGGCCGCCGCGCGCTGCATGGCGGCCGAGTTCGCCGTCGATGACTACTTCTGCGAGGAGGCCGCCACCAGCGACCACCCCGAACTCCTTGGACCGCAGCTGATGCTGGCCCAGTCGGCGACCGACCCGGCCCAGCTGCCGGGCCGCCACGCCGAGGCCTACCGGCGCGCGATGACCACCCAGCCCGTCTGGTACGCGCTGCGCGACTCCGTCGAGCGCCTGGCCGAGTACGCCGGCGGGGCCCAGATCACCCGGCTGCGCCAGGAGATCGCCGGACTCTTCCTCGGCATGGACGCCGAGGCCGGGTGGCGAATAGGCGGGCGGCTGCCGGCCGTCTGGGAGTACCTGGCCAACCGTCAGATGAACAGCTTTCTGCCCTGCATGACGCTGGTGGACACGATGGGCGGCTACGAGCTGCCCGCCACGGTCTACGGCAGTCCCGCGGTGCGGCGCGCGACCCTGCAGGCCGCGCTCGCCTCGGTGCTGCTCAACGACGTCTACTCGATGCGCAAGGAGGGCGGTGCGGCGGGCCTCGAGTACAACCTGCCCACCGTGATCGCGGCGGAGGACGGCTGCTCGGCGGCCGAGGCCACCCAGCGCGCCGCCGAACTGCACAACGAGCTCGTGCACTCCTTCGAAGCCTCCGCCGCCGCGCTGAGCGCCACCGGCGACCCGGTACTGACCCGCTACCTGGGCGCGCTGTGGGCCTGGCTCGGCGGCAACAAGGAGTGGCACGCCAGCAGCCCCCGCTACAACCAGCCATAG